Proteins co-encoded in one Desulfomicrobium macestii genomic window:
- a CDS encoding ABC transporter substrate-binding protein yields MKKLLALTILALIASISTASAAYKVGLLSDLTGPTSSVGGPYADGIKAYVGWLNDNGGIDGEPVELIQVDYAYNVQQALAAYKRFTSSGIVAMQGWGTGDTEALVKFVAKDKIPVFSASYSAHLMDPAKAPYNFTAAPDYSTQGRAGLKYLRETWKEERAPKLAFVFPDNPYGSVPIPAMKEYAAELGFEIVGQENVDLKAIDATPQLLSLKKVGPDFVWTGGTTPSTAVIMKDAQKLGMTCTFLTNIWSSDENIFKLGGEAANGHFGLQGGVIYGQDVPGMALIRELTKDEPQMTHYVRGFVSAMVMCEGMKMAKAKGEVTGESIKDALETMRDFDPEGLAPAISYFADDHRPNLSVNITAFKDGKLEFVKTETLERKKEWLGH; encoded by the coding sequence ATGAAAAAACTTCTTGCCCTGACCATCCTGGCCCTCATCGCCAGCATCAGCACGGCATCGGCCGCCTACAAGGTGGGCCTCCTGTCCGACCTCACCGGCCCCACGTCCAGCGTGGGCGGCCCCTACGCCGACGGCATCAAGGCCTATGTAGGATGGCTGAACGACAACGGCGGCATAGACGGCGAACCCGTGGAACTCATCCAGGTCGACTACGCCTACAACGTGCAGCAGGCCCTGGCCGCCTACAAGCGTTTCACCTCCAGCGGCATCGTGGCCATGCAGGGCTGGGGCACGGGCGACACCGAAGCCCTGGTCAAGTTCGTGGCCAAGGACAAGATCCCGGTCTTCTCGGCTTCCTACTCCGCGCACCTGATGGACCCGGCCAAGGCACCCTACAATTTCACCGCCGCGCCGGATTACTCCACCCAGGGCCGGGCCGGACTCAAATATCTGCGCGAGACCTGGAAGGAAGAGCGCGCCCCCAAGCTGGCCTTCGTCTTCCCGGACAATCCCTACGGATCGGTGCCCATTCCGGCCATGAAGGAATATGCCGCCGAACTGGGTTTTGAGATCGTGGGCCAGGAAAACGTGGACCTGAAAGCCATCGACGCGACCCCGCAGCTTTTGAGCCTCAAGAAGGTCGGACCCGACTTCGTCTGGACCGGCGGGACCACCCCTTCCACGGCCGTGATCATGAAGGACGCCCAGAAGCTCGGCATGACCTGCACCTTCCTGACCAACATCTGGAGCAGCGACGAGAACATCTTCAAGCTTGGCGGCGAAGCGGCCAACGGCCACTTCGGCCTGCAGGGCGGAGTCATTTACGGGCAGGACGTGCCGGGCATGGCCCTGATCCGCGAACTGACCAAGGATGAGCCGCAGATGACCCACTACGTACGCGGATTCGTTTCCGCCATGGTCATGTGCGAAGGCATGAAAATGGCCAAGGCCAAGGGCGAGGTGACGGGAGAAAGCATCAAGGACGCACTCGAAACCATGCGCGATTTCGACCCCGAGGGACTGGCCCCGGCCATCAGCTACTTCGCCGACGACCACCGTCCGAACCTCTCGGTGAACATCACCGCCTTCAAGGACGGCAAGCTCGAATTCGTCAAGACCGAAACCCTGGAACGCAAGAAGGAATGGCTCGGCCATTAG
- a CDS encoding branched-chain amino acid ABC transporter permease produces the protein MSMQKCGLFYTTYAREDGLFPSKFQKICLALFFAVLLVCPQFLDSYVMSILNLILIAVIGAVSLNLLTGVCGQMSLGHGAFVGVGAYGAAVLSNMGVPFFLALLGGGAVAAMVGMIFGIPSLRLKGIYLAISTLAAQLILEYVFLHAGSITGGANGLPVDAPEIMGYSFDTDSKIFYLILLVTVLCVLVVTNVIRTRPGRAFVAIRDYHQSAENVGVNLFAFKLQAFGLSSFLAGIAGGLWAHYTMYITPEQFSMGLSISYLAMIIIGGMGSVLGSIFGAIFITLLPEMLNLLTTSLGGIAPDLSAIIVPMKEGVFGLMLVLFLIFEPEGLARKWRLTKAYWKLYPFAY, from the coding sequence ATGAGCATGCAAAAATGCGGACTCTTCTACACCACCTACGCCCGCGAGGACGGCCTCTTCCCCTCCAAATTCCAGAAAATCTGTCTGGCCCTTTTCTTCGCGGTCCTGCTGGTGTGCCCCCAGTTTCTGGACTCCTACGTCATGTCCATCCTGAACCTGATCCTCATCGCGGTCATCGGGGCGGTGTCCCTGAACCTTTTGACCGGCGTCTGCGGCCAGATGTCGCTGGGGCACGGGGCTTTCGTCGGGGTCGGGGCCTACGGCGCGGCGGTGCTGTCCAACATGGGAGTGCCCTTTTTCCTGGCCCTGCTCGGCGGGGGCGCGGTGGCGGCCATGGTGGGCATGATCTTCGGCATCCCGTCGCTGCGCCTCAAGGGAATCTATCTGGCCATCTCCACCCTGGCCGCGCAGCTCATCCTGGAATACGTCTTCCTACATGCCGGAAGCATCACCGGCGGGGCCAACGGCCTGCCCGTCGATGCGCCCGAAATCATGGGCTATTCCTTCGACACCGATTCCAAGATCTTCTACCTCATCCTGCTGGTCACCGTGCTGTGCGTCCTGGTCGTGACCAACGTGATCCGCACCCGCCCCGGGCGGGCCTTCGTGGCCATCCGCGACTACCACCAGTCCGCCGAGAACGTGGGCGTGAACCTTTTCGCCTTCAAGCTGCAAGCCTTTGGTCTGAGCTCGTTCCTGGCCGGCATCGCAGGTGGCCTCTGGGCCCACTACACCATGTACATCACCCCGGAGCAGTTCTCCATGGGGCTGTCCATCAGCTATCTGGCCATGATCATCATCGGTGGAATGGGGTCTGTCCTGGGCTCCATCTTCGGGGCCATCTTCATCACCCTGCTGCCGGAGATGCTCAATCTGCTGACCACGTCCCTGGGGGGCATCGCCCCGGACCTGAGCGCCATCATCGTGCCCATGAAGGAAGGGGTCTTCGGGCTCATGCTGGTGCTCTTCCTCATCTTCGAGCCCGAAGGACTGGCCCGTAAATGGAGGCTGACCAAGGCCTACTGGAAACTCTACCCCTTTGCATACTAA
- a CDS encoding ABC transporter ATP-binding protein: MNILQVMNLEVVYNDVVLVLKGLSLDVTTGSITTLLGANGAGKSTTLKAISGLLAGENGKVTSGSIMYDGTETVRLVPEKLVRAGVFQVMEGRRIFEDLTVEENLRCGGYTQPARLFAHNSEKVYAYFPRLKERRHQLAGYMSGGEQQMLAIGRAVMASPKLLLLDEPSLGLAPLLVEEIFEIVGKINKTEGVSVLLVEQNARMALSLADYGYIMENGRIVMDGKGEDLLRNPDVQEFYLGLGHGGEKRSYRDIKHYRRRKRWLG; this comes from the coding sequence ATGAACATCCTCCAAGTGATGAACCTGGAAGTGGTCTACAACGATGTGGTCCTGGTCTTAAAAGGCCTGTCCCTGGACGTGACCACGGGCAGCATCACCACCCTCCTGGGCGCCAACGGGGCCGGCAAGTCCACGACGCTCAAGGCCATTTCCGGTTTGCTGGCCGGAGAAAACGGCAAGGTCACCTCCGGGTCCATCATGTACGACGGCACGGAGACTGTCCGCCTTGTGCCGGAAAAACTGGTCCGGGCCGGAGTTTTTCAGGTCATGGAAGGTCGGCGCATCTTCGAGGACCTGACCGTGGAGGAAAATCTGCGCTGCGGAGGGTACACGCAACCCGCGCGCCTTTTTGCGCACAACTCCGAAAAAGTGTACGCGTATTTCCCAAGACTCAAAGAACGCCGCCATCAGCTGGCGGGCTACATGTCCGGCGGCGAGCAGCAGATGCTGGCCATCGGGCGGGCGGTCATGGCCAGTCCCAAGCTGCTGCTCCTCGACGAACCGTCCCTGGGCCTGGCGCCGCTCTTGGTGGAGGAAATTTTCGAGATAGTGGGCAAGATCAACAAGACCGAAGGCGTGAGCGTGCTGCTGGTGGAGCAGAACGCGCGCATGGCCCTGTCCCTGGCCGATTACGGCTATATCATGGAGAACGGGCGCATCGTCATGGACGGCAAGGGCGAGGACTTGCTGCGCAACCCGGATGTGCAGGAGTTCTATCTTGGCCTCGGACATGGCGGGGAAAAACGCAGCTATCGCGACATCAAGCATTACAGACGCAGAAAACGCTGGCTCGGATGA
- a CDS encoding phenylacetate--CoA ligase family protein yields the protein MDRTKGYYHDLETESRSVRAGKQRNSIQAMVKKALSFDGEFRERLASAGVVADEIRSLDDFTSIPVLRKKDLSRLQREKGLTWFLPGAPGTLARIYQSPGPIYDPEGRGPDYWGWTEAFHAAGFRSGDLAQMTFSYHLTPAGLMLEEPLRALGCAVIPAGPGNSSVQLQLMQELPVTAFVGMTSFLKTLGEKARDKGLDPKKDFGLRVAFVAAERLPESLRTEVQDMFGMIIRQGYGTADVGCIAYECPELGGMHLSNRCFVEICDPATGRPVSTGEIGEVVVTPFTPDYPLIRLATGDLSRLDDADCPCGRTAPKLQGILGRVDDTAKVRGQFVYTAQVAQALSRFPQVLRHQVVVSNDEGKETLTLRIETNGPADHGAIAAGFQEVIKLRPVVVTLGLGETIPEGAPALVDERTYD from the coding sequence ATGGACAGGACAAAGGGCTACTATCACGATCTGGAAACCGAATCCCGATCCGTAAGGGCAGGCAAGCAGCGCAACTCCATTCAGGCCATGGTGAAAAAGGCGTTGTCCTTTGATGGAGAATTTCGTGAACGGCTCGCATCGGCGGGCGTCGTGGCGGACGAAATCCGCTCCCTTGACGATTTCACCTCCATCCCCGTGCTGCGCAAAAAGGACCTGTCCCGGCTGCAACGCGAGAAGGGGCTGACCTGGTTTCTGCCCGGCGCCCCGGGAACTCTGGCGCGCATCTACCAGTCTCCGGGTCCCATCTACGACCCCGAAGGCCGGGGGCCGGACTACTGGGGCTGGACCGAGGCCTTTCATGCCGCCGGCTTCCGCTCCGGCGATCTGGCGCAGATGACCTTCAGCTACCATCTCACCCCTGCCGGGCTGATGCTCGAAGAACCCCTGCGCGCCCTGGGTTGCGCAGTGATCCCGGCCGGACCGGGAAATTCCTCCGTGCAGTTGCAGCTCATGCAGGAATTGCCCGTGACGGCCTTCGTGGGCATGACCAGTTTTCTCAAGACCCTGGGCGAAAAGGCCAGGGACAAGGGGCTCGACCCGAAAAAGGATTTCGGGCTGCGGGTCGCGTTTGTGGCCGCCGAACGCCTGCCGGAGAGCCTGCGCACGGAAGTGCAGGACATGTTCGGCATGATCATCCGCCAGGGCTACGGCACGGCCGACGTGGGCTGCATCGCCTACGAGTGCCCGGAGCTTGGCGGCATGCACCTCTCAAACCGCTGTTTCGTCGAGATCTGCGATCCGGCCACGGGCCGCCCTGTGTCCACGGGAGAAATCGGCGAGGTGGTGGTCACGCCGTTCACCCCGGACTATCCCCTGATCCGCCTGGCCACCGGAGACCTTTCGCGCCTCGATGACGCCGATTGCCCCTGCGGCCGCACAGCGCCGAAGCTGCAAGGCATTCTGGGACGGGTGGACGACACCGCCAAGGTTCGCGGACAGTTCGTCTATACCGCCCAGGTCGCGCAGGCCTTGAGCCGTTTTCCGCAGGTCCTGCGTCATCAGGTGGTGGTGAGCAACGACGAGGGCAAGGAAACCCTGACCCTGCGCATCGAAACCAATGGCCCGGCGGACCACGGCGCCATCGCCGCAGGTTTTCAGGAAGTGATCAAGCTACGCCCGGTCGTGGTCACCCTCGGCCTGGGGGAAACCATCCCGGAAGGCGCGCCGGCCCTTGTTGACGAACGCACATACGATTAG